Proteins from a genomic interval of Candidatus Neomarinimicrobiota bacterium:
- the hspQ gene encoding heat shock protein HspQ, which translates to MPTRDDLPYILRLIDDDSPVVREVVTEALAEFGSSLEYELANLNDPPDKEHVRQINELLQDQDVKLKVSENLSVEDDGEIDPVFEIGQLVHHKRYGYRGVIVEFDPTCEADAAWYFSNQTQPKLEQPWYYVLVHDSQQVTYAAQTNLEPDNSGLPIKHPLVSKFFKDFRDGHYLRNDRPWPRH; encoded by the coding sequence ATGCCGACTCGCGACGACTTACCATATATTCTCCGGCTGATAGATGATGACTCGCCGGTGGTTCGGGAAGTGGTGACGGAGGCGCTGGCGGAATTCGGCTCCTCCCTGGAATACGAATTGGCCAATCTGAACGATCCACCGGACAAGGAACATGTCCGGCAGATCAATGAATTGTTGCAGGATCAAGACGTTAAATTGAAGGTATCCGAAAATCTCTCCGTAGAAGACGACGGTGAAATCGATCCTGTCTTTGAAATCGGACAACTGGTGCATCATAAACGGTATGGTTATCGAGGCGTTATCGTGGAATTCGACCCGACCTGCGAGGCGGATGCCGCCTGGTATTTTTCCAATCAGACTCAGCCGAAATTAGAGCAACCGTGGTATTACGTGCTGGTCCATGATTCTCAGCAGGTAACCTACGCCGCTCAGACCAACTTGGAACCGGACAACTCGGGACTGCCAATTAAACACCCGTTGGTCTCCAAATTCTTCAAGGATTTTCGGGACGGGCACTATCTCCGTAATGACCGTCCATGGCCCAGGCACTAG
- a CDS encoding Smr/MutS family protein yields MSDTPESSGTVEFPIDGTLDLHTFHPGDVKDLIPEYLEECRKRGIYDIRIIHGKGTGTLRRMVHSILEKSPIVKSYTSAHESEGGWGATTARLSKS; encoded by the coding sequence ATGAGCGATACCCCGGAATCCAGTGGCACGGTTGAATTCCCCATCGATGGAACGCTTGATCTCCACACATTTCATCCCGGCGATGTAAAAGATCTGATACCGGAATACCTGGAGGAGTGCAGGAAACGCGGAATCTATGATATCCGGATTATCCATGGTAAGGGTACCGGAACGCTTCGACGAATGGTGCATTCAATCCTGGAAAAAAGTCCAATTGTAAAAAGTTATACGTCCGCCCATGAGTCAGAGGGCGGTTGGGGTGCAACCACCGCTCGGCTTTCAAAATCCTGA
- a CDS encoding ABC transporter ATP-binding protein, with translation MITMEGITRVYDTGKIQVEALRGIDLTIDEGQFISIMGPSGSGKSTLMHLIGCLDTPTAGKYTLDGEQVETLSDNQLADIRNRKIGFVFQSFNLMPYASAYENVELPLIFAGMSTSKRKERVTELLERVHLADRMDHKPGELSGGQQQRVAIARALVNNPRIILADEPTGNLDSASGEEIMKIFSELWQAGNTIIMITHDPNISDWCNTIVHLKDGCIENGVLHPEDQV, from the coding sequence ATGATTACCATGGAAGGCATTACGCGGGTCTATGATACCGGCAAGATCCAGGTGGAGGCGTTACGGGGCATCGATTTGACGATAGACGAGGGACAGTTTATCTCCATTATGGGACCGTCCGGGTCCGGCAAGTCCACACTGATGCATTTGATCGGGTGTCTTGATACGCCTACTGCGGGTAAGTATACATTAGACGGAGAGCAGGTGGAAACCCTCTCCGATAACCAGCTGGCAGATATCCGGAACCGAAAGATAGGCTTTGTCTTCCAGAGCTTTAACCTGATGCCGTACGCTTCCGCCTACGAAAATGTTGAACTGCCACTCATTTTTGCAGGGATGTCCACCTCAAAGCGGAAAGAGCGGGTAACCGAGTTGCTGGAACGCGTCCACCTGGCCGACCGAATGGATCATAAACCGGGTGAACTTTCCGGAGGCCAGCAACAGCGCGTGGCCATCGCCAGAGCATTAGTGAATAACCCGCGAATCATCCTGGCCGATGAACCAACTGGAAATCTAGACAGCGCTTCCGGGGAGGAAATTATGAAGATCTTTTCCGAACTCTGGCAGGCGGGCAATACTATTATTATGATCACCCACGATCCGAACATATCAGACTGGTGCAATACAATCGTCCACCTCAAGGATGGATGCATTGAAAATGGCGTTTTGCATCCGGAAGATCAGGTATGA
- a CDS encoding ABC transporter permease, translated as MKQWYLFRLFFREMGSQKKRIWLTVSGIAWGTLSIILLLSFGEGLKRQLLTANKGLGVNIVILYGGQTSKTYQGLPRGRRIGFTDEDVELLKGKIPEITGISGEYDLWGQSFTYGETTLTERATGVLPPFEYMRTHYPQAGGRFINKTDIEQRRRVVFLGNELKDRLMGEIDPIGETIHISGTPFTVIGVMQEKMQMSMYGGPDASKASIPSTTLKALEGRTYLSRIVYQVNRTELAPLVEKRVYEILGRKYRFDPEDSKALGIWDTIEQSSMMGNMLTGIQLFLGLIGALTLLIASVGVANIMYVSVKERTREIGVKRALGAKRFHVKQQFILEAALIAVIGGLIGGVFAFIIVTILQNIPFGDGPLQLLGKPTFSVPIFLSTAVILGVVGLAAGFFPAQRAAKVDPIESLRYE; from the coding sequence ATGAAACAATGGTATTTGTTCCGGCTGTTCTTTCGCGAAATGGGATCCCAGAAAAAGCGGATCTGGCTGACGGTCTCCGGTATTGCCTGGGGTACGTTGTCTATCATTTTGTTACTCTCATTCGGTGAGGGACTGAAACGGCAGCTTCTGACGGCAAATAAGGGACTCGGGGTGAATATCGTCATCTTGTACGGCGGGCAAACATCGAAAACCTATCAGGGATTGCCCCGGGGACGAAGAATCGGCTTTACCGACGAAGATGTGGAACTCTTGAAAGGGAAGATTCCGGAGATTACAGGGATCAGCGGCGAGTACGATCTCTGGGGGCAGTCGTTTACGTACGGCGAAACGACGCTGACCGAGCGAGCCACAGGCGTATTGCCGCCGTTCGAGTACATGCGAACGCATTATCCGCAGGCAGGGGGACGTTTTATCAATAAAACCGATATCGAACAGCGCCGCCGGGTCGTGTTCCTTGGGAACGAACTGAAAGACCGATTGATGGGCGAAATTGATCCGATTGGGGAAACCATCCACATCAGCGGCACCCCCTTTACGGTCATCGGCGTGATGCAGGAAAAAATGCAGATGAGCATGTACGGGGGCCCGGATGCGTCTAAAGCGTCAATACCCTCAACAACATTGAAAGCGCTGGAAGGCCGAACTTATCTGAGTCGAATCGTTTACCAGGTCAATCGGACCGAACTGGCGCCATTGGTGGAGAAGCGGGTCTACGAAATCCTGGGACGGAAATACCGATTCGATCCGGAAGACTCCAAAGCGCTGGGAATCTGGGATACCATCGAACAGAGCAGCATGATGGGCAATATGCTTACCGGGATCCAGCTGTTCCTGGGATTAATTGGTGCATTAACGCTGCTGATTGCCAGTGTCGGGGTGGCTAATATTATGTATGTCTCTGTGAAAGAGCGTACCAGGGAAATCGGTGTAAAACGCGCACTGGGAGCCAAACGATTCCATGTAAAACAGCAATTCATCCTGGAAGCAGCGCTGATTGCGGTTATTGGTGGGCTTATCGGCGGTGTCTTTGCGTTTATAATTGTGACTATTCTGCAAAACATTCCGTTCGGAGACGGTCCGTTACAACTGCTGGGCAAGCCGACGTTTTCCGTGCCGATATTTTTGTCCACCGCTGTCATTCTCGGAGTGGTTGGACTGGCGGCGGGTTTTTTCCCTGCACAGCGGGCGGCCAAAGTTGATCCCATCGAATCATTGCGCTATGAATAA
- a CDS encoding ABC transporter permease, protein MFWKNIQQLFRDLRHQKLRTVLTLFGIIWGAVAIILLLTFGEAFYAFSLKASHGMGEGICIMWGGRTSKPYQGFNRGRYIRFQESDIRVMRQQIPELGEISPEYSRNVRVRVGTEGYSANLSAVYPEFQQMRNMIAAEGGRFLNQLDMKQRRRVVFIGDQVEEDLFGIGEALGESIYINAIPFQVIGVLKPKIQNSNYNGGDDGRILIPASTYRGIYGDRYLSNMVYRATDVRFTEQLKDKVYQVLGKRHKFDPTDREALAIWDTSGNEKFFKTFFSGFIIFLGIVGGMTLIVGGIGVSNIMNVVVEERTREIGIKKALGAKKRYVLGQYLMETLVITGIGGVIGYSLSTAIVFAGNMFPIQEFVGVLQISPLVSAITIIVLGAIGLIAGWFPARRAANLDPVIAIRK, encoded by the coding sequence ATGTTCTGGAAAAACATCCAACAGCTCTTCAGGGATTTACGACACCAGAAGTTACGAACGGTACTCACTCTGTTTGGTATCATCTGGGGTGCGGTGGCAATTATTTTGCTTCTCACGTTTGGTGAGGCGTTTTATGCATTTTCGCTTAAAGCCTCCCACGGGATGGGCGAGGGAATCTGCATTATGTGGGGTGGCAGGACATCCAAGCCGTACCAGGGCTTCAACCGGGGACGATACATTCGTTTCCAGGAATCGGATATCCGGGTAATGCGCCAGCAAATTCCGGAACTTGGTGAAATTAGCCCGGAGTACTCCCGGAATGTGCGGGTTCGCGTCGGGACCGAAGGGTATTCTGCTAACCTGAGCGCGGTCTATCCGGAATTTCAGCAAATGCGGAATATGATTGCCGCCGAAGGTGGACGATTTTTAAACCAACTGGATATGAAACAGCGGCGACGCGTTGTATTTATAGGGGATCAGGTGGAAGAAGACCTCTTTGGGATAGGTGAGGCCCTTGGGGAATCAATCTATATTAATGCGATCCCGTTTCAGGTGATCGGTGTCTTAAAGCCGAAGATCCAAAACTCCAATTATAACGGTGGCGATGATGGACGGATTTTGATTCCGGCATCCACCTATCGCGGAATTTACGGGGATCGGTATTTGTCCAATATGGTATATCGTGCCACAGATGTCCGGTTCACCGAGCAGCTGAAAGACAAGGTGTACCAGGTGTTGGGCAAACGGCACAAATTCGATCCCACCGACCGGGAGGCATTGGCTATTTGGGATACTTCCGGGAATGAAAAATTTTTCAAAACGTTCTTCTCCGGGTTTATCATTTTTCTCGGGATCGTCGGTGGAATGACACTTATTGTAGGTGGTATCGGAGTTTCGAATATTATGAATGTTGTGGTAGAGGAGCGAACCCGGGAAATTGGTATTAAAAAGGCGCTCGGGGCAAAGAAGCGATACGTCCTGGGGCAGTATTTGATGGAGACGCTAGTTATCACCGGGATCGGCGGAGTTATCGGTTACAGCCTTTCCACTGCGATCGTCTTCGCTGGGAATATGTTCCCTATTCAGGAATTTGTAGGGGTGCTGCAAATTTCGCCACTGGTAAGCGCGATAACTATAATTGTCCTCGGTGCTATCGGACTTATCGCCGGCTGGTTTCCGGCGCGCAGAGCCGCGAACCTCGATCCGGTCATCGCCATAAGGAAATAA
- a CDS encoding efflux RND transporter periplasmic adaptor subunit — protein sequence MKKWIFIVIGIVLVVSVVFLATKNGKSEQETYKTLPVTRGTIVEKALAVGTITSVNEIQVKSKIAGNVKQIYAEVGDEIEEGMPLVNITPDPTPLELTEARRNVEIAEVAYEQAERGYNRQKQLLEKNLISAQEFEAQKLHLDEANLRLTLNKERLSLLEKGTFQSESTVVESKVKAPITGTILEKFVNVGDPVVPLTSYQAGTPIFTLADMNELIFRGTIDEIDVGKVKVGMPAEIKIGALPGQVIEGTVDRISPKARKEENATLFDIEIVIQSSDSTELRAGYSANADIIIKRAKDVLQIPERLLTFEEDTIFTEVELADGTVENRRIEIGLSDGVYAEVTDGLEDSTLVVERPPKVIE from the coding sequence ATGAAAAAGTGGATATTTATCGTTATCGGAATTGTTTTGGTCGTGAGTGTGGTTTTCCTTGCCACCAAAAATGGAAAAAGTGAGCAGGAAACATACAAAACTTTACCGGTCACCCGGGGTACTATTGTAGAGAAGGCACTGGCTGTCGGAACGATTACCTCGGTGAATGAAATTCAGGTCAAATCCAAAATTGCCGGCAATGTTAAACAGATTTACGCCGAGGTCGGCGATGAAATTGAAGAGGGGATGCCACTGGTCAATATCACGCCGGATCCCACCCCCCTGGAATTGACCGAGGCCCGCCGAAATGTAGAAATCGCCGAAGTGGCCTATGAGCAGGCCGAGCGGGGGTATAACCGGCAGAAACAACTACTGGAGAAAAACCTGATTTCTGCCCAGGAATTCGAGGCCCAGAAACTCCATCTGGACGAGGCGAATCTCAGACTGACCCTGAATAAAGAGCGACTCTCGTTGCTGGAAAAGGGTACGTTTCAGTCCGAATCGACGGTAGTTGAGTCCAAGGTAAAGGCGCCAATTACGGGAACCATACTGGAAAAATTTGTCAACGTCGGAGATCCGGTAGTGCCGCTGACATCTTACCAGGCAGGAACCCCGATCTTTACGCTGGCAGATATGAACGAATTAATCTTCCGCGGCACTATCGATGAAATTGACGTCGGGAAGGTGAAGGTTGGCATGCCCGCCGAGATCAAGATAGGAGCGCTGCCGGGGCAAGTTATTGAAGGCACCGTCGACCGTATCTCACCGAAAGCGCGGAAAGAGGAAAACGCGACACTGTTCGATATTGAGATTGTTATCCAGAGTTCTGACTCAACGGAACTGCGTGCAGGGTATTCTGCCAATGCTGATATCATTATCAAGCGCGCGAAAGACGTGCTGCAGATCCCAGAGCGGCTCCTCACATTTGAGGAAGACACCATCTTCACAGAAGTCGAACTGGCAGATGGCACGGTAGAAAATCGCCGCATCGAAATTGGCCTGAGCGATGGAGTCTATGCGGAAGTCACTGACGGTCTGGAAGACAGCACGCTGGTAGTGGAGCGCCCGCCGAAAGTCATAGAATAA
- a CDS encoding metal-dependent hydrolase: MGNFQNTEVTWLGHSTFQFKSPGGKVVLIDPWLNENPSAQISAEDIDHVDIIALTHGHFDHFGDTVSIAKRTGATVVSIFEISQYLGRQGIAEDQIIGMNIGGTVDVDGIKFTMVRAVHSSGVSGEESIVDGGDPAGFVITFENGFTVYHTGDTDLFGDMKYVGELHEPDLMLTCIGDHFTMGPKAAAKSVELVKPQHVIPMHYGTFPLLTGTPEELVNNLSGTLKDAVITAEIGTPLN; encoded by the coding sequence ATGGGTAATTTTCAGAATACTGAGGTAACATGGCTCGGGCATTCGACATTTCAGTTTAAATCCCCCGGGGGAAAGGTCGTATTGATCGATCCCTGGCTGAATGAAAATCCTTCGGCACAGATCTCAGCGGAAGATATTGATCATGTCGACATTATAGCACTCACCCACGGTCATTTCGATCACTTCGGAGACACGGTATCTATTGCAAAGCGCACCGGTGCCACAGTGGTTTCTATCTTCGAAATTTCCCAATATCTGGGTAGACAGGGGATAGCGGAAGACCAAATTATCGGAATGAATATCGGAGGGACAGTTGATGTGGACGGAATCAAGTTTACGATGGTGCGTGCCGTCCATAGTTCCGGTGTTTCAGGTGAAGAAAGTATCGTGGACGGCGGAGACCCGGCCGGTTTTGTTATCACTTTTGAAAACGGATTCACGGTGTACCACACCGGTGACACCGACCTGTTTGGCGATATGAAATATGTCGGCGAACTGCATGAACCGGATCTCATGCTGACTTGTATCGGTGATCACTTCACCATGGGGCCGAAAGCCGCGGCGAAAAGCGTTGAATTAGTGAAGCCCCAGCACGTCATTCCGATGCATTACGGCACATTTCCACTATTGACGGGTACGCCGGAAGAACTAGTCAACAACCTGTCCGGAACTTTAAAGGATGCCGTGATTACTGCGGAGATCGGGACACCGTTGAATTAG
- a CDS encoding nicotinate phosphoribosyltransferase has protein sequence MKSIVSQDQIKAGKVTDVYFERTRQILEEKNIHKTVTAEFVCKGFPGEYEWAIFAGLNEAAEIIKDLPIDIEAVPEGSVFHEYEPVLTLTGDYLDFGIYETAILGYLCQASGIATKAARCRKAAGEKPMVSFGARRMHPAIAPVVERNAYIGGCDGVASVAAAEYLGQDPVGTIPHALILIMGDTVEATNAFNEIIDEKVNRISLVDTFSDEKFETLRVAESLGDALFGVRLDTPSSRRGDLLEIMKEVRWELDLRGFDHVKLFVSGGLDEYTITEYNSVADAYGVGTSVSTAPVIDFSLDIVDIEGEPMAKRGKTSGQKMLWRCESCLRQKTVPKQADAPGCMECRTPMQPLLKQVKSADSETIEISTHKTVRDYVLKQLPYISLDLP, from the coding sequence ATGAAGTCAATTGTATCACAAGATCAGATCAAGGCCGGAAAAGTTACCGACGTCTATTTCGAGCGGACCCGTCAGATTCTTGAAGAAAAAAACATTCATAAAACAGTCACAGCAGAATTCGTGTGCAAAGGCTTCCCCGGGGAATACGAGTGGGCAATATTTGCCGGGCTCAATGAAGCCGCAGAAATTATTAAAGATCTCCCCATAGATATTGAAGCCGTCCCGGAAGGCAGCGTATTCCACGAATATGAACCAGTCCTCACACTCACCGGCGATTACCTTGATTTTGGTATATATGAGACAGCGATTCTCGGTTACCTGTGCCAGGCATCCGGCATTGCTACGAAGGCTGCTCGCTGCCGGAAAGCCGCAGGCGAAAAACCCATGGTCAGTTTTGGCGCCAGGCGGATGCATCCGGCGATTGCCCCGGTCGTCGAACGAAACGCCTACATCGGCGGATGCGATGGGGTCGCATCGGTTGCCGCCGCGGAATATCTGGGACAGGATCCCGTGGGCACCATCCCCCATGCGCTCATCCTGATTATGGGCGATACGGTGGAAGCGACCAACGCATTTAACGAAATCATTGATGAAAAAGTGAACCGTATCAGCCTGGTGGATACATTCTCCGACGAGAAATTCGAAACGCTCCGGGTGGCGGAATCTCTGGGAGATGCGCTGTTCGGCGTCCGCCTGGATACGCCAAGCAGCCGACGAGGTGATCTTCTGGAAATCATGAAAGAGGTCCGGTGGGAACTTGACCTGCGGGGATTCGACCATGTGAAACTATTTGTCAGTGGCGGATTAGATGAATATACAATTACCGAATACAATTCTGTCGCCGATGCCTATGGCGTGGGCACCTCCGTCAGTACGGCACCAGTCATCGACTTCTCTCTGGATATCGTGGATATCGAGGGCGAACCGATGGCCAAGCGCGGCAAAACATCAGGGCAGAAAATGCTGTGGCGGTGTGAATCGTGCCTCCGTCAGAAAACGGTACCGAAACAGGCTGATGCTCCAGGTTGCATGGAATGCCGTACACCGATGCAGCCGCTCCTGAAGCAGGTGAAATCCGCTGATTCCGAAACTATCGAGATATCCACCCACAAAACTGTTCGGGATTATGTGCTGAAGCAGCTCCCCTATATCTCACTGGATCTGCCGTAA
- a CDS encoding archease — protein sequence MAEKYREIDHTADAGLRIYGTNLKELFIHAAEGMFSIIGSGDFPSGEPRVTENIRIDSADRELLLKDWLSELLYLHSANHCLFNHFTIESMTDTSLKATIAGFTIQFSDEDGIQDVKAVTYHGLKVTQDANGFEAQVIFDI from the coding sequence ATGGCCGAAAAGTACCGGGAGATCGATCACACAGCTGACGCCGGTCTCCGTATCTATGGAACCAACCTAAAAGAACTTTTTATCCATGCCGCCGAGGGAATGTTCTCTATTATTGGTTCTGGCGATTTCCCGTCCGGAGAGCCCAGGGTGACCGAAAATATCCGTATCGACTCTGCTGACAGGGAGCTGCTTCTCAAAGATTGGCTGAGCGAACTGCTCTACCTCCACTCAGCAAACCACTGTTTATTTAACCACTTCACCATCGAATCCATGACAGATACGTCACTGAAGGCAACGATTGCGGGCTTCACAATTCAATTTTCGGATGAAGACGGAATCCAGGATGTCAAAGCAGTAACCTACCACGGCCTGAAAGTAACTCAGGACGCCAATGGATTCGAAGCACAGGTGATCTTTGATATCTGA
- a CDS encoding AbrB/MazE/SpoVT family DNA-binding domain-containing protein translates to MHTTKINNRGQITIPKELREKYDLEPGSEVIFEETSGGIVIEKGAVVPEWFAKMGASLKESFDDLQKERYKDFSSIEDLIDDLNA, encoded by the coding sequence ATGCATACCACAAAAATTAATAATCGGGGACAAATAACTATTCCGAAGGAATTGCGAGAAAAATATGATCTCGAGCCAGGCAGCGAAGTAATCTTTGAGGAAACCTCTGGCGGCATTGTGATAGAAAAGGGTGCAGTCGTCCCGGAATGGTTTGCGAAAATGGGAGCATCTCTCAAGGAATCGTTCGATGATTTGCAGAAGGAGCGATACAAAGATTTTTCTTCCATCGAAGATCTAATCGACGATCTGAACGCCTGA
- a CDS encoding RtcB family protein has product MAVDIRQIDEHTWEIPKTGNMRVPGRVYASEKLMQDIRNDQSLQQVQNVAHLPGIARYSLAMPDIHWGYGFPIGGVCATDAEDGVVSPGGVGYDINCGVRLISTKLQLEDIQDRIRNVVTQLYNNVPTGVGSSGAIRKVSKENFKKLITRGAEWAVSEGFGHKEDLEFIEEDGCLEAADPGAVSDRAFERGKTQVGTLGSGNHFLEIGKVDEIYHPQAASLFGLRKDSIVVIIHTGSRGFGHQICDDHLKTTINATHKYNIDIPDKQLACAPIKSDAGQRYLGAMRCGANFAFNNRQVIMHLAEQSFMDALNITPRDLGFNLVYDICHNIAKFEDHGTNGHSEKLCVHRKGATRAFGPGSTNVPRKYTDIGQPVLVPGDMGRYSYVCVGTSKAMEDTFGSSCHGAGRQMSRRQSKKQSRGKDIYQELRDRGVEIQAAGNRTVAEEMPHAYKDVADVVEVMHNAGITSKVARFRPIGVIKG; this is encoded by the coding sequence ATGGCCGTTGATATCCGCCAAATCGATGAACATACCTGGGAAATTCCCAAAACCGGCAATATGCGTGTTCCGGGGCGCGTTTATGCGAGCGAAAAACTGATGCAGGATATTCGGAATGATCAGAGTCTGCAGCAGGTGCAAAACGTGGCCCACCTCCCCGGGATTGCCAGATATTCTCTGGCCATGCCGGATATTCACTGGGGTTACGGTTTTCCCATTGGAGGGGTCTGCGCAACTGACGCAGAAGACGGCGTTGTTTCACCCGGTGGCGTAGGTTACGATATCAATTGTGGCGTCCGGCTCATTTCGACCAAACTTCAGTTGGAGGATATACAAGATCGCATTCGGAATGTAGTCACCCAATTATATAATAATGTTCCCACAGGTGTGGGCTCCTCCGGCGCGATCAGGAAGGTTTCCAAAGAGAACTTTAAGAAGCTCATCACCCGGGGTGCAGAATGGGCTGTCTCCGAAGGGTTTGGCCACAAAGAGGATCTTGAATTTATTGAGGAAGACGGCTGTCTTGAGGCCGCAGATCCGGGTGCCGTGAGCGATCGGGCGTTCGAACGCGGCAAGACTCAGGTTGGAACTCTCGGCTCGGGGAATCACTTCCTTGAAATCGGCAAGGTTGATGAGATTTACCATCCGCAGGCCGCTTCCCTTTTCGGTTTGCGCAAGGACAGTATCGTCGTCATCATCCATACCGGATCCCGAGGATTCGGCCATCAAATTTGCGACGATCACCTCAAGACAACCATTAATGCCACACACAAGTACAATATCGATATCCCCGATAAACAGTTAGCCTGTGCGCCAATTAAGAGTGATGCGGGTCAACGGTATCTCGGCGCGATGCGCTGTGGTGCAAATTTCGCCTTTAATAACCGGCAGGTTATCATGCACCTGGCGGAGCAATCTTTCATGGACGCATTAAATATCACTCCCAGAGATCTGGGATTCAACCTGGTCTACGATATCTGCCATAACATCGCCAAGTTTGAAGATCACGGGACCAATGGTCACTCCGAAAAGCTCTGCGTCCACAGGAAAGGTGCAACACGCGCGTTCGGTCCGGGAAGCACTAATGTTCCTCGCAAATACACGGATATCGGACAGCCGGTGCTCGTCCCCGGCGATATGGGGCGGTATTCATATGTCTGCGTCGGGACATCCAAAGCCATGGAAGATACATTCGGCAGTTCGTGTCACGGGGCCGGACGACAAATGAGTCGCCGCCAGTCCAAAAAGCAGAGTCGCGGCAAGGACATCTACCAGGAGCTCCGGGATCGCGGCGTGGAAATCCAGGCAGCCGGTAATCGCACCGTCGCCGAAGAAATGCCGCATGCCTACAAAGATGTGGCCGACGTAGTGGAAGTCATGCACAATGCCGGTATCACCTCAAAAGTCGCGCGCTTTAGACCAATTGGAGTGATTAAAGGGTAA
- a CDS encoding metal-dependent transcriptional regulator: protein MSKQNSLIEEALEYLWITRERGTDSLEDFRELMAEDNQPVIDTETLDTMESEGLITRANGNFQFTPEGDTTAAKIIRRHRLAERLFKDVLNVDMRETETIACELEHILSAEVTESVCTFLGHPPQCPHGRPIPQGKCCKRYRSEVKPILSSVRQLELRAPARIAFITPEFHKRYQRLTSLGVTPGTELVLTQRHPSFVIKVGETEIAIDGEIADEIYVKRIGNRD from the coding sequence ATGAGCAAACAGAACTCACTCATTGAAGAAGCGTTGGAATACCTCTGGATTACCAGAGAAAGGGGAACGGATTCCCTGGAAGATTTCCGGGAGTTGATGGCAGAGGATAACCAGCCTGTAATTGATACGGAAACGCTGGATACCATGGAATCGGAAGGGTTAATTACCCGGGCGAACGGGAATTTTCAGTTTACGCCGGAAGGCGATACCACCGCTGCAAAAATCATCCGTCGTCATCGTTTGGCCGAGCGCCTGTTTAAGGATGTGCTCAACGTTGATATGAGAGAGACGGAAACGATTGCCTGCGAACTGGAGCACATCCTGAGTGCCGAGGTTACTGAGAGCGTGTGTACTTTTTTGGGCCATCCTCCCCAATGCCCACACGGCCGGCCAATTCCCCAGGGAAAATGCTGTAAGCGGTACCGCAGTGAGGTCAAACCGATTCTGTCCTCCGTCCGTCAACTGGAACTGAGGGCTCCGGCTCGGATTGCATTCATCACACCGGAATTTCATAAACGCTACCAGCGGCTTACATCATTGGGGGTTACGCCCGGGACAGAACTTGTGCTGACGCAGCGACATCCGTCCTTCGTGATTAAAGTCGGCGAAACCGAGATTGCTATCGATGGCGAAATTGCTGACGAAATCTACGTGAAGCGGATCGGGAACCGGGACTAA